A window from Taeniopygia guttata chromosome 10, bTaeGut7.mat, whole genome shotgun sequence encodes these proteins:
- the DENND4A gene encoding C-myc promoter-binding protein isoform X1, whose protein sequence is MEDKGARVADYFVVAGLTDISKPLEEEIHFNDACHKIARPKEPITDVTVLNKSLGEEVPQGYKCIDVTPSGLSADLNNGSLVGPQIYLCYRRGRDKPPLTDLGVLYDGKERVKQGCEIIQSTPYGRPANISGSASSQRVYITYRRASENMTQNTLAVTDICIIIPSKGETPPHTFCKVDKNLNNSMWGSAVYLCYKKSVAKTNTISYKAGLICRYPEEDYESFPLPESVPLFCLPMGATIECWPSNSKYPLPVFSTFVLTGASAEKVYGAAIQFYELYPEENLTEKQKSQLGLAAAVEGKDTCRTVQTNKCICLLSHWPFFDAFKKFLTFLYRYSISGPHVLPIEKHISHFMHKVPFPSPQRPRILVQLSPHDNLILSQPVSSPLPLSGGKFSTLLQNLGPENAVTLLVFAVTEHKILIHSLRPSVLTSVTEALVSMIFPFHWPCPYIPLCPLALADVLSAPCPFIVGIDSRYFDLYDPPPDVSCVDLDTNTISQTGDKKAIAWKILPKKPCKNLMNTLNTLYQQLAELQQRPREDALMELAMNDYDFNSGKKLHLLDLEIQEAFLCFMASILKGYRSYLRPITEAPSETATDASSLFELQGFLKSRDRSHQKFYTLMTKTQMFIRFIEECSFVSDKDASLAFFDDCVDKVDMDKTGETRLIELDDSYKSEHTVFITPPEIPHLPNGEEHPLQYSYNGFPVLKLELFERPEGFLRAPNNKLSSKASSPNSPSPMFRRTKQEIKSAHKIAKKYSSIPQMWSRCLLRHCYGLWFICLPAYVKVCHSKVRALRTAYDVLQKMHTKKIDPPDEVCYRVLMQLCGQYGQPVLAVRVLFEMQKAGIDPNAITYGYYNKAVLESTWPSSNRGGYFLWMKIRNVVLGIAQFKKALKKPPASTAHTSVPGGLSDSANNTSLKEETKQGKTCLEDIQEQKEEKRESDSSSLSEVESTKGSGDCLPKLNYQNCRSDKATSSIVRLNGTIDSTVAEGSRESSVGLLFTSSFEDANETEVIKNKSLRKRHKSAVEADLREMPWESRNRNLSGDGLVGLMINRINQEANPGEMVEKLGADAKILSSALQKSIRPKTLNIRSSSLESKRESLEKESSDEDAAFDCSFTDKTESPVIFDLEDLDGEPETPTAVKTSSEKSKKLQRKSSFPVKPVEKTDVETGFDPLSLLVAETEQQKEEEEEDDDRSVSTPSARRDLAEEIVMYMNNMSSPLSSRAPSIELQKPFDDKNVSKRSPTIIQPCRRSSLPPNSPRPPSLTKSKSYHAKYEERPRDRLWSSPAYSPNSPAKEQDTTSALTLVSSPSFNLDTLLTPKFDVLKSSMFSAGKGVAEKASKWYSRFAMYAASAKDQNSDRASVSSLGALDSESTSLTDEDVCNDFESASPQENTTSEIKGISISKTSLESSASHDSSAKQFDQCGSLSKFPLPDKSELVSSCSTSSTSVFQNYAMEVLISSCSRCRTCDCLVHDEEIMAGWTADDSNLNTTCPFCGNLFLPFLSIEIRDLRRPGRYFLKSSPSTENMQFPSLFSSQSGKSCNTTATVGLTTSLMSVQEDVNSNSKSKQHDNVYARSIQIPSGRRQNASGSECTSHPVARSISTFGPLEEDEKESQKISHIIPTGSLPATLQGPTDPLGLEWRLPSPDPITVPYLSPLVVWKELESLLENEGDHAITVADFVDHHPIVFWNLVWYFRRLDLPSNLPGLILSSEHCNKNSKIPRNCMSEDSKYVLIQMLWDNMKLHQDPRQPLYILWNAQSQNRTLLFETQKYPMVQLLQKDDDSFNQELLRSMVKSIKMNDVYGPMSQILERLNKWPHIKRQRSLYREILFLSLVALGRDNIDIDAFDREYKMAYDRLTANQVKNTHNCDRPPSTGVMECRKIFGEPYL, encoded by the exons ATGGAAGACAAAGGAGCCCGTGTTGCTGATTACTTTGTTGTCGCAGGACTAACGGATATCTCAAAGCCACTGGAGGAGGAGATCCACTTCAATGATGCCTGCCATAAAATCGCCAGACCAAAAGAACCCATCACAGACGTGACAGTGCTCAATAAATCCCTGGGGGAGGAGGTTCCTCAGGGCTATAAGTGCATAGATGTCACTCCCTCAGGCCTGTCTGCAGATCTCAATAACGGCAGCCTTGTAGGACCGCAGATATACCTTTGTTATCGCCGAGGGAGGGATAAGCCTCCGCTTACTGATTTGGG GGTTTTATATGATGGGAAAGAAAGAGTCAAGCAAGGCTGTGAAATCATTCAGAGCACCCCGTATGGGCGGCCGGCCAACATCAGCGGCAGCGCCTCATCCCAGCGGGTGTACATCACCTACCGCAGGGCCTCCGAGAACATGACCCAGAACACCCTGGCTGTCACAGACATCTGCATCATCATCCCCAGCAAAGGAGAGACTCCTCCACACACCTTCTGCAAGGTGGACAAGAACTTGAACAATAGCATG TGGGGCTCAGCTGTCTATTTATGTTATAAAAAGTCTGTGGCAAAAACCAACACCATATCATATAAAGCTG GTTTAATATGCAGATATCCCGAAGAAGATTATGAATCATTCCCATTACCAGAATCTGTGCCTCTTTTTTGTCTCCCTATGGGTGCAACGATTGAATGTTGGCCATCTAACAGTAAATACCCTCTCCCAGTTTTTTCTACATTTGTACTAACTGGAGCTTCTGCAGAAAAG GTATATGGTGCTGCTATTCAGTTTTATGAGCTGTATCCTGAAGAGAACCtcacagagaaacaaaaatctCAGCTGGGATTAGCAGCTGCTGTCGAGGGAAAAGACACGTGCAGAACAGTGCAGACAAATAAATGCATCTGTCTGCTCTCACACTGGCCTTTCTTTGATGCTTTCAAGAAGTTTCTTACCTTTCTGTATCGTTACTCCATTTCTGGGCCACATGTCCTCCCCATTGAGAA acACATTTCCCATTTCATGCATAAAGTAccttttccatcccctcagAGGCCAAGAATTCTAGTTCAG CTATCTCCACATGATAACTTGATTCTTAGCCAGCCTGTGTCATCACCACTCCCACTGAG TGGTGGCAAGTTTTCTACACTACTTCAGAATTTAGGACCTGAAAATGCAGTAACTCTGTTGGTGTTTGCTGTGACAGAACATAAAATCCTCATCCACTCATTGCGACCTTCTGTCCTCACGAGTGTGACAGAGGCATTGGTCTCT ATGATATTTCCCTTCCATTGGCCTTGTCCGTATATTCCTCTCTGTCCCCTGGCACTGGCAGATGTGCTGAGTGCCCCGTGCCCGTTCATAGTGGGAATTGATTCCAGATATTTTGATCTCTATGACCCCCCACCTGATGTCAGCTGTGTCGACCTGGATACCAACACAATTTCTCA AACTGGAGACAAGAAAGCTATTGCCTGGAAGATTTTACCAAAGAAACCTTGTAAAAACCTGATGAACACTTTGAATACTTTGTATCAGCAACTGGCAGAAT TGCAACAGCGACCAAGAGAAGATGCATTAATGGAATTGGCAATGAATGATTATGATTTTAATTCTGGGAAGAAATTGCATCTGTTAGATTTGGAGATCCAGGAAGCATTTCTCTGTTTCATGGCTTCAATCCTAAAAGGTTACAGGTCTTACCTCAGGCCAATAACGGAGGCACCCTCTGAAACAGCCACAGATGCAAGTTCTCTCTTTGAACTACAAG GGTTCCTGAAGAGCAGAGACCGTTCCCATCAGAAGTTCTACACCCTGATGACCAAAACCCAGATGTTCATTCGCTTCATTGAGGAATGTTCTTTTGTCAGTGACAAGGATGCCAGCCTTGCCTTCTTTGATGACTGTGTGGATAAA GTAGATATGGACAAAACTGGGGAAACACGACTTATAGAGCTGGATGACTCCTACAAGAGTGAGCACACAGTTTTCATAACACCCCCTGAGATCCCTCATCTGCCAAATGGGGAAGAGCACCCTCTACAATACAG CTATAATGGATTTCCAGTATTAAAGCTAGAATTGTTCGAACGACCTGAAGGGTTTCTCAGAGCACCAAATAACAAACTGTCCTCAAAAGCCAGTAGCCCCAACAGCCCATCACCAATGTTCAGAAGAACTAAACAG GAAATTAAATCTGCCCACAAAATTGCAAAGAAGTACTCCTCCATCCCCCAGATGTGGTCCAGGTGTTTGCTCCGTCACTGCTATGGCCTTTGGTTCATCTGCCTCCCTGCCTATGTGAAAGTCTGCCACTCCAAAGTCAGGGCTCTGAGAACTGCCTATGATGTGCTACAGAAAATGCACACCAAAAAAATAGATCCACCTGACGAG GTGTGCTACAGGGTTCTCATGCAGCTGTGTGGGCAGTAcgggcagcctgtgctggcagtCCGGGTGCTCTTCGAAATGCAGAAGGCTGGCATCGACCCCAATGCCATCACCTATGGCTACTACAACAAG GCTGTTTTGGAAAGCACCTGGCCTTCAAGCAATCGAGGTGGCTATTTCCTCTGGATGAAAATACGAAATGTTGTCTTAGGAATAGCACAGTTTAAAAAAGCATTGAAAAAGCCACCAGCAAGCACTGCACATACATCTGTTCCTG GGGGACTTTCAGACTCTGCCAATAACACATCACTCAAAGAAGAAACCAAGCAAGGAAAAACTTGTCTTGAAGACATCCAAgaacaaaaggaggaaaagagagagagtgaCTCCAGTTCCT TGTCTGAAGTGGAGAGCACAAAAGGGAGTGGGGACTGCCTGCCCAAACTGAATTACCAGAACTGCAGGAGTGACAAAGCCACTTCCAGCATCGTGCGGCTCAACGGCACCATTGACAGCACCGtggcagaggggagcaggg agaGTTCTGTAGGATTGCTGTTTACATCATCTTTTGAGGATGCCAATGAAACAGaagttataaaaaataaatccttaaGAAAGAGACATAAAAGTGCCGTTGAAGCTGACTTAAGGGAGATGCCATGGGAAAGCAGGAACCGGAACCTGAGTGGAGATGGCTTAGTGGGGCTCATGATAAACAGAATCAACCAGGAAGCAAACCCTGGAGAAATGGTTGAAAAACTGGGAGCTGATGCCAAAATTCTCTCTAGTGCATTACAGAAAAGCATAAGGCCAAAAACTCTTAATATCAGATCTTCCTCTTTAGAGTCTAAGAGGGAAAGCCTGGAGAAAGAATCCAGTGATGAAGATGCAGCCTTTGACTGCAGTTTTACAGATAAAACAGAGTCTCCTGTTATCTTTGATCTGGAAGACCTGGATGGAGAACCTGAAACACCTACAGCAGTGAAAACTTCCAGcgaaaaatcaaaaaaactgcaaagaaaGAGCAGCTTTCCAGTAAAGCCAGTTGAAAAAACAGATGTTGAAACTGGATTTGATCCATTGTCTCTGCTGGTTGCTGagacagagcagcagaaagaggaggaggaggaggatgatgacAGAAGTGTTTCTACTCCGTCTGCAAGAAGAGATTTAGCTGAAGAAATAGTCATGTACATGAACAACATGAGCAGCCCTTTGTCCAGTCGTGCCCCAAGCATTGAGCTGCAAAAACCCTTTGATGACAAAAATGTGAGTAAAAGGAGCCCAACCATTATCCAGCCTTGTAGGAGGTCCAGccttcccccaaattccccaaggCCACCCAGTCTTACCAAATCCAAGAGCTACCATGCAAAATATGAAGAAAGGCCAAGGGACAGGCTTTGGTCTTCCCCAGCTTATTCCCCAAACAGCccagccaaggagcaggacacaACCAGTGCATTGACACTTGTGTCATCACCATCGTTCAACTTGGACACGCTGCTGACTCCCAAGTTTGATGTTCTGAAAAGCAGCATGTTCTCTGCTGGAAAAGGGGTTGCAGAGAAAGCAAGCAAGTGGTACTCCAGATTTGCAATGTATGCTGCATCTGCAAAG GATCAAAATTCAGACCGAGCAAGTGTTTCATCTCTTGGAGCTCTGGACTCAGAATCTACTTCTCTCACTGATGAAGATGTCTGCAATGATTTTGAAAGTGCTTCTCCTCAGGAGAACACCACATCAGAAATTAAGGGAATTAGCATCAGCAAGACAAGCCTGGAAAGCTCAGCTTCTCATGATAGCTCAGCTAAGcagtttgaccagtgtg GTTCTCTTTCCAAGTTCCCTTTACCTGACAAATCAGAGTTGGTGTcttcctgcagcaccagcagtaCCAGTGTGTTCCAGAACTATGCCATGGAG gtcCTCATCTCGAGCTGTTCTCGGTGTCGGACTTGTGACTGTTTGGTTCACGATGAAGAAATCATGGCAGGCTGGACAGCAGATGATTCAAATCTCAATACCACGTGTCCCTTCTGTGGCAatttatttctgccttttttaaGCATAGAAATCAGAGATCTTCGGCGCCCTGGACG GTATTTCCTGAAGTCCAGCCCTTCTACAGAAAATATGCAGTTCCCATCCCTTTTCTCCAGTCAGAGTGGGAAGTCCTGTAACACCACAGCCACTGTAGGTCTCACTACATCCCTGATGTCTGTCCAAGAGGATGTTAATTCAAATAG CAAATCTAAGCAACATGATAATGTTTATGCCAGAAGTATCCAGATCCCTTCAGGAAGGAGACAAAATGCCTCTGGGTCAGAATGTACAAGTCACCCTGTAGCAAGGAGCATCAGTACTTTTGGTCCtttggaagaagatgagaaGGAAAGCCAGAAGATCAGCCATATCATTCCTACTGGTAGCCTGCCTGCTACTTTGCAAGGACCAACA GATCCCTTGGGCCTGGAATGGCGCTTGCCTAGTCCTGATCCTATAACGGTTCCTTACCTCAGTCCTCTAGTGGTATGGAAAGAGCTTGAAAGCTTACTTGAAAATGAAGGGGATCATGCAATAACAGTGGCAGACTTTGTAGATCATCACCCCATTGTGTTCTGGAATTTGGTGTGGTATTTCAGGCGCTTGGACTTGCCCAGCAACTTACCAGGATTAATACTTTCTTCTGAGCACTGCAATAAGAACTCCAAG ATTCCACGGAACTGTATGTCAGAGGACAGTAAATATGTTCTTATTCAGATGCTATGGGACAATATGAAATTGCATCAGGATCCGAGGCAGCCTCTGTATATTCTGTGGAATGCTCAGA GTCAAAATCGCACTCTTTTGTTTGAGA CCCAGAAGTACCCAATGGTCCAGTTATTGCAAAAAGATGATGACTCCTTTAACCAGGAGCTCTTGAGGAGCATGGTGAAAAGCATTAAGATGAATGATGTGTATGGACCAATGAGTCAGATACTGGAGAGGCTCAACAAGTGGCCACATATTAAAAGACAGAG
- the DENND4A gene encoding C-myc promoter-binding protein isoform X2 → MEDKGARVADYFVVAGLTDISKPLEEEIHFNDACHKIARPKEPITDVTVLNKSLGEEVPQGYKCIDVTPSGLSADLNNGSLVGPQIYLCYRRGRDKPPLTDLGVLYDGKERVKQGCEIIQSTPYGRPANISGSASSQRVYITYRRASENMTQNTLAVTDICIIIPSKGETPPHTFCKVDKNLNNSMWGSAVYLCYKKSVAKTNTISYKAGLICRYPEEDYESFPLPESVPLFCLPMGATIECWPSNSKYPLPVFSTFVLTGASAEKVYGAAIQFYELYPEENLTEKQKSQLGLAAAVEGKDTCRTVQTNKCICLLSHWPFFDAFKKFLTFLYRYSISGPHVLPIEKHISHFMHKVPFPSPQRPRILVQLSPHDNLILSQPVSSPLPLSGGKFSTLLQNLGPENAVTLLVFAVTEHKILIHSLRPSVLTSVTEALVSMIFPFHWPCPYIPLCPLALADVLSAPCPFIVGIDSRYFDLYDPPPDVSCVDLDTNTISQTGDKKAIAWKILPKKPCKNLMNTLNTLYQQLAELQQRPREDALMELAMNDYDFNSGKKLHLLDLEIQEAFLCFMASILKGYRSYLRPITEAPSETATDASSLFELQGFLKSRDRSHQKFYTLMTKTQMFIRFIEECSFVSDKDASLAFFDDCVDKVDMDKTGETRLIELDDSYKSEHTVFITPPEIPHLPNGEEHPLQYSYNGFPVLKLELFERPEGFLRAPNNKLSSKASSPNSPSPMFRRTKQEIKSAHKIAKKYSSIPQMWSRCLLRHCYGLWFICLPAYVKVCHSKVRALRTAYDVLQKMHTKKIDPPDEVCYRVLMQLCGQYGQPVLAVRVLFEMQKAGIDPNAITYGYYNKAVLESTWPSSNRGGYFLWMKIRNVVLGIAQFKKALKKPPASTAHTSVPGGLSDSANNTSLKEETKQGKTCLEDIQEQKEEKRESDSSSLSEVESTKGSGDCLPKLNYQNCRSDKATSSIVRLNGTIDSTVAEGSRESSVGLLFTSSFEDANETEVIKNKSLRKRHKSAVEADLREMPWESRNRNLSGDGLVGLMINRINQEANPGEMVEKLGADAKILSSALQKSIRPKTLNIRSSSLESKRESLEKESSDEDAAFDCSFTDKTESPVIFDLEDLDGEPETPTAVKTSSEKSKKLQRKSSFPVKPVEKTDVETGFDPLSLLVAETEQQKEEEEEDDDRSVSTPSARRDLAEEIVMYMNNMSSPLSSRAPSIELQKPFDDKNVSKRSPTIIQPCRRSSLPPNSPRPPSLTKSKSYHAKYEERPRDRLWSSPAYSPNSPAKEQDTTSALTLVSSPSFNLDTLLTPKFDVLKSSMFSAGKGVAEKASKWYSRFAMYAASAKDQNSDRASVSSLGALDSESTSLTDEDVCNDFESASPQENTTSEIKGISISKTSLESSASHDSSAKQFDQCGSLSKFPLPDKSELVSSCSTSSTSVFQNYAMEVLISSCSRCRTCDCLVHDEEIMAGWTADDSNLNTTCPFCGNLFLPFLSIEIRDLRRPGRYFLKSSPSTENMQFPSLFSSQSGKSCNTTATVGLTTSLMSVQEDVNSNSKSKQHDNVYARSIQIPSGRRQNASGSECTSHPVARSISTFGPLEEDEKESQKISHIIPTGSLPATLQGPTDPLGLEWRLPSPDPITVPYLSPLVVWKELESLLENEGDHAITVADFVDHHPIVFWNLVWYFRRLDLPSNLPGLILSSEHCNKNSKIPRNCMSEDSKYVLIQMLWDNMKLHQDPRQPLYILWNAQTQKYPMVQLLQKDDDSFNQELLRSMVKSIKMNDVYGPMSQILERLNKWPHIKRQRSLYREILFLSLVALGRDNIDIDAFDREYKMAYDRLTANQVKNTHNCDRPPSTGVMECRKIFGEPYL, encoded by the exons ATGGAAGACAAAGGAGCCCGTGTTGCTGATTACTTTGTTGTCGCAGGACTAACGGATATCTCAAAGCCACTGGAGGAGGAGATCCACTTCAATGATGCCTGCCATAAAATCGCCAGACCAAAAGAACCCATCACAGACGTGACAGTGCTCAATAAATCCCTGGGGGAGGAGGTTCCTCAGGGCTATAAGTGCATAGATGTCACTCCCTCAGGCCTGTCTGCAGATCTCAATAACGGCAGCCTTGTAGGACCGCAGATATACCTTTGTTATCGCCGAGGGAGGGATAAGCCTCCGCTTACTGATTTGGG GGTTTTATATGATGGGAAAGAAAGAGTCAAGCAAGGCTGTGAAATCATTCAGAGCACCCCGTATGGGCGGCCGGCCAACATCAGCGGCAGCGCCTCATCCCAGCGGGTGTACATCACCTACCGCAGGGCCTCCGAGAACATGACCCAGAACACCCTGGCTGTCACAGACATCTGCATCATCATCCCCAGCAAAGGAGAGACTCCTCCACACACCTTCTGCAAGGTGGACAAGAACTTGAACAATAGCATG TGGGGCTCAGCTGTCTATTTATGTTATAAAAAGTCTGTGGCAAAAACCAACACCATATCATATAAAGCTG GTTTAATATGCAGATATCCCGAAGAAGATTATGAATCATTCCCATTACCAGAATCTGTGCCTCTTTTTTGTCTCCCTATGGGTGCAACGATTGAATGTTGGCCATCTAACAGTAAATACCCTCTCCCAGTTTTTTCTACATTTGTACTAACTGGAGCTTCTGCAGAAAAG GTATATGGTGCTGCTATTCAGTTTTATGAGCTGTATCCTGAAGAGAACCtcacagagaaacaaaaatctCAGCTGGGATTAGCAGCTGCTGTCGAGGGAAAAGACACGTGCAGAACAGTGCAGACAAATAAATGCATCTGTCTGCTCTCACACTGGCCTTTCTTTGATGCTTTCAAGAAGTTTCTTACCTTTCTGTATCGTTACTCCATTTCTGGGCCACATGTCCTCCCCATTGAGAA acACATTTCCCATTTCATGCATAAAGTAccttttccatcccctcagAGGCCAAGAATTCTAGTTCAG CTATCTCCACATGATAACTTGATTCTTAGCCAGCCTGTGTCATCACCACTCCCACTGAG TGGTGGCAAGTTTTCTACACTACTTCAGAATTTAGGACCTGAAAATGCAGTAACTCTGTTGGTGTTTGCTGTGACAGAACATAAAATCCTCATCCACTCATTGCGACCTTCTGTCCTCACGAGTGTGACAGAGGCATTGGTCTCT ATGATATTTCCCTTCCATTGGCCTTGTCCGTATATTCCTCTCTGTCCCCTGGCACTGGCAGATGTGCTGAGTGCCCCGTGCCCGTTCATAGTGGGAATTGATTCCAGATATTTTGATCTCTATGACCCCCCACCTGATGTCAGCTGTGTCGACCTGGATACCAACACAATTTCTCA AACTGGAGACAAGAAAGCTATTGCCTGGAAGATTTTACCAAAGAAACCTTGTAAAAACCTGATGAACACTTTGAATACTTTGTATCAGCAACTGGCAGAAT TGCAACAGCGACCAAGAGAAGATGCATTAATGGAATTGGCAATGAATGATTATGATTTTAATTCTGGGAAGAAATTGCATCTGTTAGATTTGGAGATCCAGGAAGCATTTCTCTGTTTCATGGCTTCAATCCTAAAAGGTTACAGGTCTTACCTCAGGCCAATAACGGAGGCACCCTCTGAAACAGCCACAGATGCAAGTTCTCTCTTTGAACTACAAG GGTTCCTGAAGAGCAGAGACCGTTCCCATCAGAAGTTCTACACCCTGATGACCAAAACCCAGATGTTCATTCGCTTCATTGAGGAATGTTCTTTTGTCAGTGACAAGGATGCCAGCCTTGCCTTCTTTGATGACTGTGTGGATAAA GTAGATATGGACAAAACTGGGGAAACACGACTTATAGAGCTGGATGACTCCTACAAGAGTGAGCACACAGTTTTCATAACACCCCCTGAGATCCCTCATCTGCCAAATGGGGAAGAGCACCCTCTACAATACAG CTATAATGGATTTCCAGTATTAAAGCTAGAATTGTTCGAACGACCTGAAGGGTTTCTCAGAGCACCAAATAACAAACTGTCCTCAAAAGCCAGTAGCCCCAACAGCCCATCACCAATGTTCAGAAGAACTAAACAG GAAATTAAATCTGCCCACAAAATTGCAAAGAAGTACTCCTCCATCCCCCAGATGTGGTCCAGGTGTTTGCTCCGTCACTGCTATGGCCTTTGGTTCATCTGCCTCCCTGCCTATGTGAAAGTCTGCCACTCCAAAGTCAGGGCTCTGAGAACTGCCTATGATGTGCTACAGAAAATGCACACCAAAAAAATAGATCCACCTGACGAG GTGTGCTACAGGGTTCTCATGCAGCTGTGTGGGCAGTAcgggcagcctgtgctggcagtCCGGGTGCTCTTCGAAATGCAGAAGGCTGGCATCGACCCCAATGCCATCACCTATGGCTACTACAACAAG GCTGTTTTGGAAAGCACCTGGCCTTCAAGCAATCGAGGTGGCTATTTCCTCTGGATGAAAATACGAAATGTTGTCTTAGGAATAGCACAGTTTAAAAAAGCATTGAAAAAGCCACCAGCAAGCACTGCACATACATCTGTTCCTG GGGGACTTTCAGACTCTGCCAATAACACATCACTCAAAGAAGAAACCAAGCAAGGAAAAACTTGTCTTGAAGACATCCAAgaacaaaaggaggaaaagagagagagtgaCTCCAGTTCCT TGTCTGAAGTGGAGAGCACAAAAGGGAGTGGGGACTGCCTGCCCAAACTGAATTACCAGAACTGCAGGAGTGACAAAGCCACTTCCAGCATCGTGCGGCTCAACGGCACCATTGACAGCACCGtggcagaggggagcaggg agaGTTCTGTAGGATTGCTGTTTACATCATCTTTTGAGGATGCCAATGAAACAGaagttataaaaaataaatccttaaGAAAGAGACATAAAAGTGCCGTTGAAGCTGACTTAAGGGAGATGCCATGGGAAAGCAGGAACCGGAACCTGAGTGGAGATGGCTTAGTGGGGCTCATGATAAACAGAATCAACCAGGAAGCAAACCCTGGAGAAATGGTTGAAAAACTGGGAGCTGATGCCAAAATTCTCTCTAGTGCATTACAGAAAAGCATAAGGCCAAAAACTCTTAATATCAGATCTTCCTCTTTAGAGTCTAAGAGGGAAAGCCTGGAGAAAGAATCCAGTGATGAAGATGCAGCCTTTGACTGCAGTTTTACAGATAAAACAGAGTCTCCTGTTATCTTTGATCTGGAAGACCTGGATGGAGAACCTGAAACACCTACAGCAGTGAAAACTTCCAGcgaaaaatcaaaaaaactgcaaagaaaGAGCAGCTTTCCAGTAAAGCCAGTTGAAAAAACAGATGTTGAAACTGGATTTGATCCATTGTCTCTGCTGGTTGCTGagacagagcagcagaaagaggaggaggaggaggatgatgacAGAAGTGTTTCTACTCCGTCTGCAAGAAGAGATTTAGCTGAAGAAATAGTCATGTACATGAACAACATGAGCAGCCCTTTGTCCAGTCGTGCCCCAAGCATTGAGCTGCAAAAACCCTTTGATGACAAAAATGTGAGTAAAAGGAGCCCAACCATTATCCAGCCTTGTAGGAGGTCCAGccttcccccaaattccccaaggCCACCCAGTCTTACCAAATCCAAGAGCTACCATGCAAAATATGAAGAAAGGCCAAGGGACAGGCTTTGGTCTTCCCCAGCTTATTCCCCAAACAGCccagccaaggagcaggacacaACCAGTGCATTGACACTTGTGTCATCACCATCGTTCAACTTGGACACGCTGCTGACTCCCAAGTTTGATGTTCTGAAAAGCAGCATGTTCTCTGCTGGAAAAGGGGTTGCAGAGAAAGCAAGCAAGTGGTACTCCAGATTTGCAATGTATGCTGCATCTGCAAAG GATCAAAATTCAGACCGAGCAAGTGTTTCATCTCTTGGAGCTCTGGACTCAGAATCTACTTCTCTCACTGATGAAGATGTCTGCAATGATTTTGAAAGTGCTTCTCCTCAGGAGAACACCACATCAGAAATTAAGGGAATTAGCATCAGCAAGACAAGCCTGGAAAGCTCAGCTTCTCATGATAGCTCAGCTAAGcagtttgaccagtgtg GTTCTCTTTCCAAGTTCCCTTTACCTGACAAATCAGAGTTGGTGTcttcctgcagcaccagcagtaCCAGTGTGTTCCAGAACTATGCCATGGAG gtcCTCATCTCGAGCTGTTCTCGGTGTCGGACTTGTGACTGTTTGGTTCACGATGAAGAAATCATGGCAGGCTGGACAGCAGATGATTCAAATCTCAATACCACGTGTCCCTTCTGTGGCAatttatttctgccttttttaaGCATAGAAATCAGAGATCTTCGGCGCCCTGGACG GTATTTCCTGAAGTCCAGCCCTTCTACAGAAAATATGCAGTTCCCATCCCTTTTCTCCAGTCAGAGTGGGAAGTCCTGTAACACCACAGCCACTGTAGGTCTCACTACATCCCTGATGTCTGTCCAAGAGGATGTTAATTCAAATAG CAAATCTAAGCAACATGATAATGTTTATGCCAGAAGTATCCAGATCCCTTCAGGAAGGAGACAAAATGCCTCTGGGTCAGAATGTACAAGTCACCCTGTAGCAAGGAGCATCAGTACTTTTGGTCCtttggaagaagatgagaaGGAAAGCCAGAAGATCAGCCATATCATTCCTACTGGTAGCCTGCCTGCTACTTTGCAAGGACCAACA GATCCCTTGGGCCTGGAATGGCGCTTGCCTAGTCCTGATCCTATAACGGTTCCTTACCTCAGTCCTCTAGTGGTATGGAAAGAGCTTGAAAGCTTACTTGAAAATGAAGGGGATCATGCAATAACAGTGGCAGACTTTGTAGATCATCACCCCATTGTGTTCTGGAATTTGGTGTGGTATTTCAGGCGCTTGGACTTGCCCAGCAACTTACCAGGATTAATACTTTCTTCTGAGCACTGCAATAAGAACTCCAAG ATTCCACGGAACTGTATGTCAGAGGACAGTAAATATGTTCTTATTCAGATGCTATGGGACAATATGAAATTGCATCAGGATCCGAGGCAGCCTCTGTATATTCTGTGGAATGCTCAGA CCCAGAAGTACCCAATGGTCCAGTTATTGCAAAAAGATGATGACTCCTTTAACCAGGAGCTCTTGAGGAGCATGGTGAAAAGCATTAAGATGAATGATGTGTATGGACCAATGAGTCAGATACTGGAGAGGCTCAACAAGTGGCCACATATTAAAAGACAGAG